A genome region from Phaenicophaeus curvirostris isolate KB17595 chromosome 10, BPBGC_Pcur_1.0, whole genome shotgun sequence includes the following:
- the LOC138724655 gene encoding glucose-dependent insulinotropic receptor-like: MVNILYAVLRSLLSCLIPPANLLVIVAVYQLMKKQPGTSYVYILNLATADLLVGVMCITEALDDILDGRFDRSKSFCLVRVALSMTPCIGSILTLLLISLDRYLVVTLPLSYPTLLKKTPIVLSLVVLWMLSFFVGHLPLILPSLQQGNYTGYCGLLYVAKSEYLYVICFGIFAPSLLVLVCLHVSVGSVAYMQHKRLRHARAQTGPLRAHLRHFKALRTVIIVLVGFSLSWGPYLVGGTVQAACSSCNLASPLKDALFLLGETNSLINPLIYTLHSKDIRSHLAKLLRCRRKGRVKPLASNIQTVGSWRGGHPESPSS, from the coding sequence ATGGTCAACATACTGTACGCAGTGCTGCGCTCCCTCCTGAGCTGCCTCATTCCCCCGGCCAACCTGCTGGTGATCGTGGCCGTTTACCAGCTGATGAAGAAGCAGCCAGGCACCAGCTATGTCTACATCCTCAACCTGGCCACCGCTGACCTGCTGGTGGGCGTGATGTGCATCACCGAGGCGCTGGACGACATCCTCGACGGGCGTTTTGACCGCAGCAAATCTTTCTGCCTCGTGCGCGTCGCCCTGAGCATGACGCCTTGCATCGGCTCCATCCTCACCCTGCTCCTGATCTCCCTGGACAGGTACCTGGTGGTGACGCTGCCGCTCTCCTACCCCACCCTCCTGAAGAAAACCCCCATAGTCCTCTCCCTTGTTGTCCTCTGGATGCTTTCCTTCTTTGTCGGACACTTGCCTTTGATCTTGCCCTCCCTCCAGCAAGGCAACTACACGGGTTACTGTGGGCTCCTGTACGTGGCCAAGAGCGAGTACCTCTACGTGATCTGCTTTGGCATCTTCGCTCCCTCACTGCTGGTGCTGGTTTGCCTGCACGTCTCGGTGGGCAGCGTCGCCTACATGCAGCACAAGCGGCTCCGACACGCCCGTGCCCAGACGGGGCCCCTCCGTGCCCACCTGCGCCACTTCAAGGCGCTGCGGACTGTGATCATCGTCCTCGTCGGCTTCAGCCTCTCCTGGGGCCCCTACCTGGTGGGGGGCACCGTGCAGGCcgcctgcagctcctgcaaccTGGCCAGCCCGCTCAAGGATGCCTTGTTCCTGCTGGGTGAGACCAACTCCCTCATAAATCCCCTCATCTACACCCTGCACAGCAAAGACATCCGGAGCCACCTTGCAAAGCTGCTCCGATGCAGGAGGAAGGGCCGAGTGAAGCCCCTGGCCTCAAACATTCAAACCGTTGGGAGCTGGCGTGGGGGACATCCTGAATCACCCAGTTCATGA
- the ERICH6 gene encoding glutamate-rich protein 6, giving the protein MSHFLQTQHCCSVILALAVIAALSEEFSSLEVVCDMEFKEDFVKLFKNSLRTLPSVGLPTLLAYRTESSQRKVQIETEEDCAPRCEYCNSLLKPFPSFEGARPSAEDYASQFCCERNRDLYEFIVSESKNHEGTWSIPTAVSPDESHLPEADTLLSKETAYQRQLERQMARQSALLAAERTSRAERSSQAGTISYQLSQEPPSPEGRTLVPDEKGEAPEVKPISYSTSCCDFTLVGGKAMKNVLLEKYYKHGVKFLTMLPDGTAQLFYPSGHLAILVVREKKQLICIVQEDKPTNAKIQAVFKSNGRSTCYHPNGAVWINMNIQGGQYLDQGGNRVRRWTWSNSIMSPEPHVPLKPIFISLNRHVGVRILRQDKIIVSFLARGQQAKFNMGTKVEVSDVSRLPPQPQLSEDELLHLAFRVSILRLFDKLHGCLNFPSNEQRDKIKPPAYLVTQTLKILQLCTTSDISDELRSSIRAILNVQV; this is encoded by the exons atgtCTCA TTTCCTGcaaacacagcactgctgctcagTAATCCTCGCTCTCGCTGTCATTGCAGCTCTGTCGGAAGAGTTCAGCAGCTTAGAGGTGGTGTGTGACATGGAG TTCAAAGAAGATTTTGTGAAGCTGTTCAAGAATTCTCTGCGCACGCTCCCCTCCGTTGGGCTGCCTACCCTTCTGGCCTACAGAACCGAGTCGTCACAGAGGAAAGTACAGATTGAG ACAGAGGAGGACTGTGCTCCGAGGTGCGAGTACTGTAACAGCCTGCTGAAGCCATTCCCTTCCTTTGAAGGCGCTCGCCCATCGGCAGAGGATTATGCATCG caATTCTGCTGCGAGCGCAACCGAGACCTCTACGAGTTCATCGTCAGTGAGAGCAAGAACCACGAGGGCACCTGGAGCATTCCCACCGCTGTCAGCCCCGATGAATCCCACCTCCCCGAAGCCGACACGCTGCTGTCAAAGGAGACGGCGTATCAGAG GCAGCTGGAGAGACAAATGGCCAGACAGTCAGCTCTCCTGGCAGCAGAGCGGACGAGCAGAGCTGAAC GTTCAAGTCAAGCTGGCACAATTTCCTACCAGCTTTCCCAGGAGCCCCCATCGCCAGAGGGCCGGACGCTGGTGCCTgatgagaaaggagaagcaCCTGAGGTGAAGCCCATCTCCTACAGCACCAGCTGCTGTGATTTTACCCTCGTGGGTGGAAAGGCAA TGAAGAATGTGTTGCTGGAAAAATACTACAAACATGGAGTGAAATTCCTTACCATGCTTCCAGATGGAACAGCGCAGTTGTT TTATCCATCCGGACATCTGGCAATCCTTGTTGTACGAGAGAAAAAACAGCTGATCTGCATAGTACAGGAAGACAAGCCGACCAACGCCAAAATACAAGCAGTATTTAAGTCCAATGGCAGAAGTACTTGCTATCATCCGAACGGAGCTGTGTG GATAAATATGAATATTCAGGGAGGGCAGTATTTGGACCAAGGAGGCAACAGGGTGAGAAGGTGGACGTGGTCAAACAGCATCATGTCACCAGAACCCCACGTCCCGCTGAAACCCATCTTCATCTCCTTGAACCGGCACGTGGGGGTCAGGATCCTGCGCCAGGACAAGATCATCGTTTCCTTCCTCGCCAGGGGGCAACAAGCAAAATTCAACATGGGAACCAAAGTGGAG gtcAGCGATGTCAGCCGgctgcctccccagccccaacTGAGTGAAGATGAGCTCCTGCATCTTGCCTTCAGGGTGAGCATTCTGCGGCTCTTTGACAAACTACATGGATGCTTAAACTTCCCTTCTAATGAGCAGCGGGACAAAATTAAGCCTCCAGCGTACCTCGTCACACAAACGCTAAAGATCTTGCAGCTTTGCACAACTTCTGACATAAGTGATGAGCTACGCAGCTCAATCCGTGCGATACTAAATGTTCAAGTCTGA